One part of the Alistipes onderdonkii genome encodes these proteins:
- a CDS encoding methylenetetrahydrofolate reductase has product MNVVDIINKAVEQRRTRFAFELLPPLKGDGMGGVFESIDRLIGFDPAYINVTFHREGIKQAVRPDGSVEWHVVRRRPGTVGISAAIQKKYGVEVVPHLICGGQSKYDIEDALIDLDFLGLHNVLALRGDKSQNEKFFMPHPQGHTHAVDLVRQIAAMNRGQFVDGEVEECHHSKFSIGVAGYPEMHEEAASPEADIACLKAKVDAGAEYVVTQLFYDNARFFDYVRRCREAGITVPIIPGIKPLSTVRHLTLLPRTFGCHIPEELEREVLRHKDDPKAVREVGTEWAVAQSRELVEAGVPVLHYYPMGKADNIIKIAKAIF; this is encoded by the coding sequence ATGAATGTCGTAGACATCATCAATAAGGCCGTCGAGCAACGCCGCACGCGCTTTGCCTTCGAACTGCTGCCGCCGCTCAAGGGCGACGGCATGGGCGGCGTCTTCGAGAGCATCGACCGGCTGATCGGATTCGACCCGGCCTACATCAACGTGACGTTCCACCGCGAAGGCATCAAGCAGGCGGTGCGTCCCGATGGCAGCGTCGAATGGCACGTCGTACGCCGCCGCCCCGGCACGGTGGGCATCTCGGCCGCCATCCAGAAGAAATACGGCGTCGAAGTCGTACCGCACCTGATCTGCGGCGGGCAGTCGAAATACGACATCGAGGATGCGCTGATCGACCTCGATTTCCTCGGCCTGCACAACGTACTGGCGCTGCGCGGCGACAAGTCGCAGAACGAAAAGTTCTTCATGCCCCACCCGCAGGGACATACGCATGCCGTTGACCTCGTGCGGCAGATCGCGGCCATGAACCGCGGCCAGTTCGTCGACGGCGAGGTCGAGGAGTGCCACCACTCGAAATTCTCGATCGGCGTGGCGGGTTACCCGGAGATGCACGAGGAAGCCGCCTCGCCCGAGGCCGACATCGCCTGCCTCAAGGCGAAGGTCGATGCCGGGGCGGAATACGTCGTCACGCAGCTCTTCTACGACAACGCGCGGTTCTTCGATTACGTACGCCGGTGCCGCGAGGCCGGCATCACCGTCCCGATCATCCCGGGCATCAAGCCGTTATCGACGGTGCGCCACCTGACGCTGCTGCCCCGGACCTTCGGCTGCCATATCCCCGAGGAACTCGAGCGCGAGGTGCTGCGCCACAAGGACGACCCGAAAGCCGTCCGCGAAGTCGGCACCGAGTGGGCCGTCGCCCAGAGCCGGGAGCTGGTCGAGGCGGGCGTCCCCGTCCTGCACTACTACCCGATGGGCAAGGCCGACAACATCATAAAGATTGCAAAAGCGATATTTTAA
- the metH gene encoding methionine synthase: MANKLYEALESRILLLDGGFGTMVQQYGFTEKDYRGERFRDWNVLLKGCNDLLAVTRPGAVREIHVKYLQAGADIIETDSFNANAVSLADYGLEAYAYEISRAAAGVARSAADEFTARNPQKPRFVAGSIGPTNRTASMSADVGNPAAREVTFTQLAEAYTDQARGLVDGGADVLLVETVFDTLNAKAALYAIDTLAAQLGRAIPVMISGTLADASGRTLSGQTVEAFYASVSHARLLSVGFNCAYGARQLMPYLERLTAVAEFRISAHPNAGLPNVMGGYDETPEMFARDVGEYMRRGLVNIVGGCCGTTPAHIFELAKIAGNYAPRPVPAPKHVTTLSGLEPLRIVPEANFVNVGERTNVAGSAKFARLIREGNYEEALSVARAQVDAGAQIVDVCMDDGLIDGAEAMRTFLNLMASEPEIARVPTMIDSSKWEVLVAGLQVTQGKAVVNSISLKEGEAEFLRRAQEIHRYGAAAVVMLFDERGQADTYERKTEVAGRAYKLLTDAGFPAEDIIFDPNVLAVATGIPEHDSYAKAFIDATRWIKRNLPHAKVSGGVSNLSFAFRGNNAVREAMHSAFLYHAIRAGMDMGIVNPQMVRVYSEIEPELLERVEDVILCRRPDAAERLTEYAQQVRTVAQTQPQAPDAWRAGTLSERIGHAMLKGVADFIEQDALEGYEALGSPMAVIDTLLMPAMEHVGTLFGEGKMFLPQVVKTARVMKRAVAALTPYIEQGAAGVPNRAGKVLIATVKGDVHDIGKNIVAVVMACNGYEIKDLGVMVESQRIVDEAVAWGADCICLSGLITPSLDEMAHVCEELERRALRIPVIIGGATTSDLHTAVKIAPVYAGVVVHSPNASRNSQILAQLLGPDGALYADKVRAGQQAMRSEYESAERTRNLIPIVEVRKALKGATPHRPVVPAHPGRMVFPDFDVADAEPYIDWNFFFPAWGLKGRYPEILDHPEKGEEARKVFADAQALLARIRDERLLTLQAAVGIFPARSEGDDIWITDPKGREHRLAMLRNQTRGQDNLSLADFIAPEGDWIGCFAVTAGIGLKELCEKFRAGGDDYNAIMAKLLADRLTEAFAEAVHSFVRRQMWGYETGEAPTPRQVIRGEYRGRRMAFGYPASPDHSLKREVFDLLAAELTTGMKLTENYMVDPGEALCGLLLADADYFSVGTVDTKQLLDYARRRGLDVELVKKLIPHNI, encoded by the coding sequence ATGGCAAACAAGTTATACGAGGCGCTCGAATCCCGCATCCTGCTGCTCGACGGCGGCTTCGGCACCATGGTGCAGCAGTACGGATTCACGGAGAAGGATTACCGCGGCGAACGGTTCCGCGACTGGAACGTACTGCTCAAAGGATGCAACGACCTGCTGGCGGTGACACGCCCCGGGGCGGTGCGCGAAATACACGTAAAATACCTGCAGGCGGGCGCCGACATCATCGAGACCGACTCTTTCAACGCCAACGCCGTGTCGCTGGCCGACTACGGGCTGGAGGCATACGCCTATGAGATTTCGCGTGCGGCGGCCGGGGTGGCACGCAGCGCAGCCGACGAATTCACGGCCCGCAACCCGCAGAAGCCCCGCTTCGTGGCGGGATCGATAGGCCCGACCAACCGCACGGCCTCGATGTCGGCCGACGTCGGGAACCCCGCAGCCCGCGAGGTGACCTTCACGCAGCTGGCCGAAGCCTACACCGACCAGGCGCGCGGCCTCGTGGACGGCGGCGCGGATGTCCTGCTGGTCGAAACCGTTTTCGACACGCTCAACGCCAAGGCCGCCCTCTACGCCATCGACACACTGGCCGCCCAGCTCGGACGCGCAATCCCCGTCATGATCTCGGGCACGCTGGCCGACGCCAGCGGCCGCACCCTCTCGGGACAGACCGTCGAGGCTTTCTACGCCTCGGTATCGCATGCGCGGCTCCTCTCCGTCGGCTTCAACTGCGCCTACGGCGCCCGGCAACTGATGCCCTACCTCGAACGGCTGACCGCAGTGGCCGAATTCCGCATCTCGGCACACCCCAACGCCGGGCTTCCCAATGTCATGGGCGGCTACGACGAAACACCCGAGATGTTCGCCCGCGACGTCGGCGAATACATGCGCCGCGGGCTGGTAAACATCGTCGGCGGATGCTGCGGCACCACGCCGGCACATATCTTCGAGCTGGCGAAGATCGCAGGGAACTACGCCCCGCGCCCCGTGCCGGCACCCAAACATGTCACGACGCTGAGCGGCCTCGAACCGCTGCGCATCGTCCCCGAAGCCAATTTCGTGAACGTCGGCGAACGCACCAACGTCGCAGGCTCGGCCAAGTTCGCGCGGCTGATCCGCGAGGGCAACTACGAAGAGGCGCTCTCCGTCGCCCGCGCCCAGGTCGACGCCGGGGCACAGATCGTCGACGTCTGCATGGACGACGGGCTGATCGACGGTGCGGAGGCCATGCGCACGTTCCTCAACCTGATGGCGTCGGAACCCGAGATAGCCCGCGTACCGACGATGATCGACTCGTCGAAATGGGAGGTGCTCGTGGCCGGGTTGCAGGTCACGCAGGGCAAGGCCGTCGTGAACTCCATATCGCTCAAGGAGGGCGAAGCCGAATTCCTGCGCCGCGCGCAGGAGATACACCGCTACGGTGCGGCCGCCGTGGTGATGCTTTTCGACGAGCGGGGACAAGCCGACACCTACGAACGTAAGACCGAGGTGGCCGGACGCGCCTACAAGCTGCTCACCGATGCGGGATTCCCTGCCGAGGACATCATCTTCGACCCCAACGTGCTGGCCGTGGCGACGGGAATCCCCGAGCACGACAGCTATGCCAAAGCCTTTATCGACGCCACGCGCTGGATCAAGCGGAACCTGCCCCATGCCAAGGTCTCGGGCGGCGTGTCGAACCTCTCGTTCGCCTTCCGCGGCAACAACGCCGTGCGCGAGGCGATGCACTCGGCGTTCCTCTACCACGCCATCCGCGCCGGGATGGACATGGGCATCGTCAACCCGCAGATGGTGCGGGTTTACAGCGAAATAGAGCCCGAACTGCTCGAACGGGTCGAGGACGTGATCCTCTGCCGCCGCCCGGACGCCGCAGAGCGGCTCACCGAATATGCCCAGCAGGTGCGCACGGTCGCCCAGACGCAGCCCCAGGCTCCCGACGCATGGCGCGCGGGGACGCTCAGCGAGCGCATCGGCCACGCAATGCTCAAAGGCGTGGCGGATTTCATCGAGCAGGATGCGCTGGAGGGTTACGAAGCCCTGGGCAGCCCGATGGCCGTGATCGACACGCTGCTGATGCCCGCCATGGAACATGTCGGCACACTCTTCGGCGAAGGCAAGATGTTCCTGCCGCAGGTAGTGAAAACCGCCCGCGTGATGAAGCGCGCCGTGGCGGCGCTTACGCCCTACATCGAGCAGGGGGCGGCCGGGGTGCCGAACCGAGCGGGCAAGGTGCTGATCGCCACCGTGAAAGGCGACGTGCACGACATCGGAAAGAATATCGTGGCGGTCGTGATGGCCTGCAACGGATACGAAATAAAGGATCTGGGCGTGATGGTCGAGTCGCAGCGAATAGTCGACGAGGCGGTGGCGTGGGGCGCCGACTGCATCTGCCTGAGCGGGCTGATCACCCCGTCGCTCGACGAGATGGCGCATGTCTGCGAGGAGCTGGAACGCCGCGCCCTGCGCATCCCGGTCATTATCGGCGGGGCGACGACCTCCGACCTGCACACGGCGGTGAAGATCGCCCCGGTCTACGCGGGCGTGGTTGTCCATTCGCCCAACGCCAGCCGCAACAGCCAGATACTGGCACAATTGCTCGGCCCCGACGGGGCACTTTACGCCGACAAAGTCCGCGCCGGACAGCAGGCCATGCGGAGCGAATACGAGAGCGCCGAGCGCACACGCAACCTGATCCCGATCGTCGAGGTGCGCAAAGCCCTCAAGGGCGCCACACCGCACCGTCCCGTCGTACCGGCACACCCAGGACGGATGGTCTTCCCCGATTTCGACGTGGCCGATGCCGAGCCCTACATCGACTGGAACTTCTTTTTCCCGGCATGGGGGTTGAAGGGGCGTTACCCCGAGATCCTCGACCACCCCGAAAAGGGGGAGGAGGCCCGCAAGGTATTCGCCGACGCGCAAGCGCTGCTGGCACGCATCCGCGACGAGCGGTTACTCACGCTGCAAGCCGCCGTAGGCATCTTCCCGGCGCGTTCCGAGGGCGACGACATCTGGATCACAGACCCCAAGGGCCGCGAACACCGCCTGGCGATGCTCCGCAACCAGACCCGCGGGCAGGACAACCTCTCGCTGGCGGATTTCATCGCCCCGGAAGGCGATTGGATCGGCTGCTTCGCCGTGACGGCGGGCATCGGGCTGAAGGAGCTGTGCGAAAAATTCCGCGCCGGGGGCGACGACTACAACGCCATCATGGCCAAGCTGCTGGCCGACCGACTGACCGAGGCGTTCGCCGAAGCCGTGCACTCGTTCGTGCGGCGGCAGATGTGGGGCTACGAAACCGGCGAAGCGCCCACACCCCGGCAGGTCATCCGCGGCGAATACCGCGGACGCAGGATGGCGTTCGGTTACCCCGCATCGCCCGACCATTCGCTCAAGCGCGAGGTTTTCGACCTGCTGGCGGCCGAACTGACCACGGGCATGAAACTCACGGAAAATTACATGGTCGATCCCGGGGAGGCACTCTGCGGACTGCTGCTGGCCGACGCGGACTACTTCTCGGTCGGCACGGTCGACACCAAACAACTGCTCGACTACGCCCGGCGCCGCGGGCTGGATGTCGAACTGGTAAAAAAACTCATACCGCATAATATCTGA